From Mucilaginibacter rubeus, a single genomic window includes:
- a CDS encoding zinc metallopeptidase, whose amino-acid sequence MGYIAPNSAWFLMIIVALVSFIVQWRFRSKFKQYSEIGLLSGLSGQEVAVKMLRAHGIFDVQVICVEGQLTDHYNPETKTVNLSTDVFYSRSIAAAAVAAHECGHAVQHAEAYGWLSFRSAMVPAINVASTITQWTLFIGIMLLFFSGSPYVLAVGVAALALVTFFSFITLPVEFDASRRALAWLDNNYAVVQTGQEHEMAKDALWWAAMTYVVAALSALATLVYYASFLFNNRRN is encoded by the coding sequence ATGGGATACATAGCGCCTAACTCGGCCTGGTTCCTGATGATTATTGTTGCCCTGGTAAGCTTCATTGTACAATGGCGGTTCAGGAGTAAATTTAAGCAGTATTCTGAAATCGGCTTATTGTCGGGCTTATCGGGCCAGGAAGTAGCCGTGAAAATGCTGCGCGCTCATGGCATATTTGATGTACAGGTAATTTGTGTTGAAGGGCAACTTACCGACCATTATAACCCCGAAACAAAAACAGTTAACCTGAGTACCGATGTTTTTTACAGCAGGAGTATAGCTGCAGCCGCGGTTGCCGCGCACGAATGCGGTCATGCCGTGCAGCATGCCGAAGCCTATGGCTGGCTAAGTTTCCGCTCGGCTATGGTACCCGCTATTAATGTGGCATCAACCATTACCCAGTGGACTTTGTTTATCGGCATTATGTTGCTGTTCTTTTCCGGGAGTCCTTATGTTTTAGCCGTAGGTGTGGCCGCATTGGCGCTGGTTACATTTTTTAGCTTCATAACCTTGCCGGTTGAGTTTGATGCGAGCCGTCGTGCCTTAGCATGGTTGGATAATAATTATGCTGTAGTACAAACCGGTCAGGAACATGAAATGGCAAAGGATGCCCTATGGTGGGCCGCCATGACCTATGTAGTAGCCGCGCTGAGCGCTTTGGCAACTTTGGTTTACTATGCTTCGTTTTTGTTTAATAACAGAAGGAATTAA
- a CDS encoding NAD(P)/FAD-dependent oxidoreductase — MEPSFSYWERTAFTDNADVIIIGSGLVGLSAALHLKKQQPALKVLVLERGFLPSGASTKNAGFACFGTVSEQIDLINQSSEEEAMRLVAYKWNGLQRLRQNLGDEAIDYYQHGGHELFMNHEENHAQECIDQIDHLNKLFQQAIGRADIYAVADEKIAGFGLKKIKHIIYNPFEGQIHTGKMMRTLLYKVYELGVLVLNNCSISGIEQENDHIRLNTSQGIFKAGKVILATNAFASQLYPELDVVPGRGQVMVTQPVPGLKLKGTYHFNQGYYYFRNIDNRVLFGGGRNINYKAEETWDFGHTDEVKQQLITYLNEVILPGQNVVVDYWWSGIMGFGQEISPIVKQIQPGIFCAVRCNGMGVAMGSLVGEEVAELLLKTL, encoded by the coding sequence ATGGAGCCATCATTTTCATACTGGGAACGCACCGCATTTACCGATAATGCCGATGTAATTATCATAGGCAGCGGTCTCGTGGGCTTAAGCGCAGCGCTTCACTTAAAAAAACAGCAGCCGGCGCTAAAAGTTTTGGTATTGGAACGAGGCTTTTTACCATCCGGCGCCAGTACTAAAAACGCTGGTTTCGCGTGTTTTGGTACAGTTTCGGAGCAAATTGATTTAATAAATCAGTCATCCGAAGAAGAGGCCATGCGCCTGGTTGCTTACAAATGGAACGGGCTTCAGCGTTTAAGGCAAAACCTGGGCGATGAGGCGATAGATTATTATCAACATGGCGGCCACGAACTGTTCATGAATCATGAGGAAAACCATGCTCAGGAGTGTATCGATCAGATAGATCATCTCAATAAATTATTTCAGCAAGCCATTGGTCGGGCTGACATTTATGCAGTAGCGGATGAAAAAATTGCAGGATTTGGCTTAAAAAAGATAAAGCATATCATCTACAACCCGTTTGAAGGGCAGATCCACACGGGAAAAATGATGCGTACTTTGTTATATAAAGTTTATGAGCTTGGCGTATTAGTACTTAATAATTGCAGTATCTCCGGTATTGAACAGGAGAATGACCATATCAGGTTGAACACCTCGCAAGGTATTTTTAAAGCAGGTAAAGTGATCCTGGCTACTAACGCCTTTGCAAGCCAGCTTTATCCAGAACTTGATGTGGTGCCGGGTCGCGGGCAGGTGATGGTTACCCAGCCGGTTCCGGGGTTGAAACTTAAAGGCACTTATCATTTTAATCAGGGCTATTACTATTTCCGCAATATCGATAACAGGGTACTGTTTGGAGGAGGCCGTAATATTAACTACAAAGCCGAAGAAACCTGGGATTTCGGCCATACCGATGAGGTAAAACAACAACTGATAACTTATCTGAACGAAGTGATCCTGCCAGGACAAAACGTAGTGGTTGATTACTGGTGGAGCGGCATCATGGGTTTTGGGCAGGAGATCAGCCCGATAGTTAAACAAATACAGCCCGGCATTTTTTGTGCTGTAAGGTGCAATGGCATGGGGGTAGCTATGGGAAGTTTAGTGGGCGAGGAAGTGGCGGAGTTGTTGTTGAAAACATTATAA